The DNA window CGTGTTATTTGATAATTTTCCTTTCATGATAGAAATCTTTAAAAGCGACCGAGCgctctcgcgtacaggtgcactgaagttgtgcagtgcagaTCTTCCGAACTGTTTGCATACACCGTCTACAGCACACTAAAactaggagtacgggagacaactccaactgaccaagGCTCGCGTCTGCTTTAATTTGCTTTCGCGGGTTAGAGATGAAGCGCACGGCACTGAATTATGCACcgaaaaaaactaaagcctgccaaaGAACAGCAAAAGCTAAACACGTTTGGCGTTTCAACGGCATCGTGTGCTACATTAGGGCCAAGAACATGGaaaaacacggctagcaatagcatcaTTCCGGAAAATGtgccaatcaaagtaagagtgctgacgtttttggtttgtttgtttgtttgtttgattaacgcccagccgaccacgaagggccatgtcagggcggtgctgctttgacatataacgtgcgccacacacaagacagaagtcgcagcacaggcttcatgtctcacccagtcacattattctgacaccggaccaaccagtcctagcactaaccccataattccagacgccaggcggagcagccactagattgccaattttaaagtcttaggtatgacccggccggggttcgaacccacgacctcccgatcacagggcggacgccttaccactaggccaccgtgccggtcgttTTTGGTTGCTttctaatttgtttgtttcttttgtgtgtgtgtcctgtttgaaacaaaagtaataaaacaatatacatgtgacaggggaggctaccgctcctttcacagcagactctgcacccgagttgttggcctttaagtcaacaccggtggattgtggaattctgtttgtgatggggtctggtggtttccgattgtatgttcatggaaaccttcgggtttgcatgacagtttttatagggctaagaaattggcattaacattttcaatcctgtttgattgcacttcgcctcccgaggtgatcgtagtgttacggcactcggttacatacacacacaatgttggtgcatatactgatatgtgtgtgtgcgcatgattttgtgttttgcacaaaattataatgtcctattaaaatgtctgaaagcagtcaaatgtcctattgatgccgaagagctcaggacattcatcctataggtatgaatttgtggcaacatccctgTAATCAGTCATCAAGATTTCCAATCCAAGTCAGATCTCTTGCCGACGTCAACAGTTATACATAGTATTTTCAGCATATTCCTTGTCTAAAGCCTTAAGTATCTATCAAACAAGCTATTTTATTAACCCTGTACTTAAAAAAACAATCAATAACATCCAAGAAAACCTCCATGTGAACGTTTTGttcacggacagacagacgtccATATAGATGAAGGCTGCTCAATACTGAGACTAACTGATTACTCAACTGAGCTAGAAATAGTTGAAATAACACCTGGTTCACCCAACATTGGAAAATTATTAGGATACAATGCACAGACCCATTGTATAGCCCACTTGCAGTCACTCATTTTATATGTTTATACGTAATGTGTTATAAGTTTACATACTTGCACATTCTAACTAAACAGTTGACATCCATCGCTACAAGAGAAATGGAAGgagggaaggggtggggggatgatgcgtgtgtgtgaagaCGTGGCGGGGTGTTAGGAGTCTAAACACATCACCAGTGGCAACGCAGCATCAGTGACACACAGCACCCTAACAGTGTCACGTGCACCACCATACAGCAAACCAATCCAAACCACCAGAGCAAAACACGAGGGGGGCAGGGAAACAAACCCAACAGACATACTATAGTACACACCTTTATTTTGGGAGCGTCCTTCATGTTCTGGGCCTGAGGGGTGGTATTGGTGACCACCACGGCCTCAAACATGGAGTTGTTGATGCGTGACACCGCTGGGCCGGAGAAAATGCCGTGTGTGCAGATAGCGTACACCTTTGTGGCTCCTGCCTCCAACAGCCTTTGCACATTGAAAAGAATGAGGAATGTAATGCTGCTTACACTAACATCCACAATAATATCGCATCAAAGTATACTTTACATACATATGAATGTAGTATCAATTTGCACATCATGGCCTCTCCATAAAAATACAAACGTAAAttaatttaaaagaaaaaagttaTGAATGCTGTAGAAGATCAACTGACgctaaagaagaaaacaaaatgttaaacaaaaaacaaccatGCAAGCTACAAAAATGTGGTTGAATTAAGACCAAAGAATCAATTTTAGTTATCCTGGAAAAAAACAATACTTTATTTTTTCACATGAGGTACATGATCTAATAACAGAAGTAAAATCACTTAAAACACAGTAAGAGACGTCCAGACGAAGCATTCCAAAAATCATAAGATAATTTCTTCCCCCTCATAACAATGAGCATTTTCGCAAAAACACTAATCCCCTAATAATCTTAAAGCAACCCTTCCAcaacagcaatacacacacaaccctaACAATCTTAAAGTAACCCTTCCACAACAActacagcaacacacacacaaccctaacAATCTTAAAGTAACCCTTCCACAACAActacagcaacacacacacaaccctaacAATCTTAAAGTAACCCTTCCACAACAActacagtaacacacacacaaccctaacAGTCTTAAAGTAACCCTTCCACAACAActacagcaacacacacacaaccctaacAATCTTAAAGTAACCCTTCAACAActacagcaacacacacacaaccctaacAGTCTTAAAGTAACCCTTCAACAActacagcaacacacacacaaccctaacAGTCTTAAAGTAACCCTTCCACAACAActacagcaacacacacacaaccctaacAATCTTAAAGCAACCCTTCCACAActacagcaacacacacacaaccctaacAGTCTTAAAGTAACCCTTCCACAActacagcaacacacacacaaccctaacAATCTTAAAATAACCCTTCCACAACAActacagcaacacacacaaccctaaCAATCTTTAGTTACCCTTCCACAACAActacagcaacacacacacaaccctaacAATCTTAAAGTAACCCTTCCATAACAActacagcaacacacacacaaccctaacAATCTTAAAGTAACCCTTCCACAACAActacagtaacacacacacacaaccctaacAGTCTTAAAGTAACCCTTCCACAACAActacagcaacacacacacaaccctaacAATCTTAAAGTAACCCTTCCACAACAActacagcaacacacacacaaccctaacAATCTTTAGAGTTACCCTTCCACAACAActacagcaacacacacacaaccctaacAATCTTAAAGTAACCCTTCCACAActacagcaacacacacacaaccctaacAGTCTTAAAGTAACCCTTCCACAACAActacagcaacacacacacaaccctaacAGTCTTAAAGTAACCCTTCAACAActacagcaacacacacacaaccgtaACAGTCTTAAAGTAACCCTTCCACAACAActacagcaacacacacacaaccctaacAATCTTAAAGTAACCCTTCCACAACTAcagcaacaaacacacaaccctAACAGTCTTAAAGTAACCCTTCCACAActacagcaacacacacacaaccctaacAATCTTAAAGCAACCCTTCCACAACAActacagcaacacacacacaaccctaacAATCTTAAAGTAACCCTTCCACAACAAgtacagcaacacacacacaaccctaacAATCTTAAAGTAACCCTTCCACAACAAgtacagcaacacacacacaaccctaacAATCTTAAAGTAACCCTTCCACAACAActacagtaacacacacacaaccataacAGTCTTAAAGTAACCCTTCCACAActacagcaacacacacacaaccctaacAATCTTAAAGCAACCCTTCCACAACAActacagcaacacacacacaaccctaacAATCTTAAAGCAACCCTTCCACAAGAActacagcaacacacacacaaccctaacAGTCTTAAAGTAACCCTTCCACAActacagcaacacacacacaaccctaacAGTCTTAAAGCAACCCTTCCACAACAActacagcaacacacacacaaccctaacAGTCTTAAAGTAACCCTTCCACAActacagcaacacacacacaaccctaacAGTCTTAAAGTAACCCTTCCACAACAActacagcaacacacacacaaccctaacAGTCTTAAAGTAACCCTTCAACAActacagcaacacacacacaacccaaacAGTCTTAAAGTAACCCTTCCACAACAActacagcaacacacacacaaccctaacAATCTTAAAGTAACCCTTCCACAACTAcagcaacaaacacacaaccctAACAATCTTAAAGTAACCCTTCCACAActacagcaacacacacacaaccctaacAATCTTAAAGCAACCCTTCCACAACAActacagcaacacacacacaaccctaacAATCTTAAAGCAACCCTTCCACAACAActacagcaacacacacacaaccctaacAATCTTAAAGCAACCCTTCCACAActacagcaacacacacacaaccctaacAATCTTTGAGTTACCCTACACAACAActacagcaacacacacacaacaaagaaCTCACTTTTCGGCAGCGTGACAGACAGTGCCGCAGGTGTCGGCCATGTCATCGACGAGGATGGCCACGCGTTCCTTGACGTCGCCCACTAGAACCATGGACGCCACCTCGTTGGCCTTCTTCCTTTCCTTGTGAATCAGGGCAAAGTCCACGTTCAGTCTGTCTGCAATCGCTGTCACTCTGTGCAAAACAAAAGACATGTTACTGTAACAGTGTCTATGACGTACGAGAAATGCGTCGAGCATACACCTACATAATATTGTTACAAAGTAAATGTGTTGTTGCAAGTTTATTGTTCAGTTATTATGTTAGGATTTATGTATATGTATTTATGTTTATGGATTTGAAAAGCGCCACGAGACTTATCTGGCGGTGAACAGAGCTATAGaagaatgtttttttaattattattatatatgtattcagtGCTGAAATAGTGTTGATTTGATTCATAGTCAATATGTAAAGCGCCAAGAGCACATAACTATATAGCTGTCATCATCCTTGTGATAAGAAGAGGAAACACATTGGGGTACTTTATTACAGAAACAAATTTAATCAAATAAACCTTACTACTCTCCTGTAAACAAAATGAAGGGTTGAGGCAGGAGCACCCTTTGTCTACATCTTTAGTCCAGCACAATTAACTGGTTCGATTCTTTGACAGTCAAGCGAGCGGAAAGCAAGAATCAAAACTAACAACATAGAGCTgtaattaaaaagttaaaattaCTAAAAAGGAAAAGTGAGTCTTACCGCTTAGCACCACCAGCATCAGGGGAGACAATGCAGCAGTTGCGCCAGTCAGGGATGTTGTCCTTAATCCAGCGTAGAACGGCAGGTTCTGCGTACAAGTTGTCCACCGGGATGTCAAAGAAACCCTGCACAGAATCATTGCACATTTATGTCTTCATGTCCATCAAACATCTTTTAAAATGCAACTTTAGCTGATAAAACTGCCCTAAATAATCATTGTACAAAGCAGCCTTCGCCTAAACTTTGACTTCAACTCATTCTTATTGgtttaatgtttttgtgtgatCATTTTTGTATGAAAGAGTTTGCACAGAGCTATCTCTTATTCAAACCAAAGAAATTCCTTTCCTTCAATCTGAGACCAATATAGACATGATTTTTACAAAGGGCAGTAGTGGAAAAGAAGCTCTCATCAACAACATAATTTGCTTAACTGAACCTGGGATGCGTGGACAACCATCGCAATTATGTGGCATGTGGATGCTTGAAGGAGAAAAGGGAGGGGTGGGTTAGGTTTCAAGAGGTGATTCTACACCAGACGTCTCAGCATTTTTACATGGATTTGGAAAACTGTGCAATGATTATTACACTCGCTTTGTTGTGGCATTTACTTTCTTCTAGAACACTACCTGCCAAAATAGTCATCGCATTCAGGCTTCAGACATAGCCACATACACCCATGTCATAGCAGAAATGGGGGCAGactaaaagcaagggcaatAACTCGATTTAGCCCCATGTGAGGTTCACAGTCCCGCTGAGTGAACCTCGAACAGTCGCTCTTCTTTCAGCATGTGACTTCACTCCCACAGGGTTAATTGGGGACAAAGatttgatcttcttcttcttcttctgcgttcgtgggctgaaactcccacgtacactcgtgttttttgcacgagtggaattgtacgtgtatgaccgttttttaccccgccatttaggcagccttacgccgttttcggaggaaaagATTTGATCAATAACCAGGGAATGTTaggcacaacaacaaaaaatgttggtttagggtaacccgaccgaccctatttttttccacCGACCCATAAACAttcttttcatttctcaaaaaaaaaaggtgtcctttcttgggAGTTGTTCTTTAATCAGAGGGAAAACACATGGCAGGTCAAAGATGAAAATGTGACCAAATAACTATCATGTTTTAATGGTTCGaggaagagttgcttttccaTGGAAACACTGGGGCAAACAATCCCacaggaaaaaagaagaaaaaaaagcctacctaccgaccttattttgtttggtcacgttaccctaaaccaacattttgttgttgttgccttacCTGAATCTGGGAGGCATGGAGGTCCATGGTGATGATATGGTCAGCGCCAGCCACTGACAGCATGTTGGCCACCAGTTTGGCTGAGATGGGGGCACGGCTCTGTGGACAAACACACTGTATTCAGAACTATGATTCTAGCTTCtattagtacagtggaaccccccttctgAGACCTAAACaattctgagaaaaccaggtcttaaaaaggagggaatgtTAAAACggggccagcttcgcgaagtatacttcgcctAGGTAAGGATAGGCTTAAATCCAGCGACTCTGCAGTCTTTCTCACCTTGTCCTTCTTATCCTGGCGAGCATACGGGAAGCAGGGGATGACGGCAGTGACCCTGCAGGCCGAGGCAATCTTGCAAGCGTTGATCATGATCAGCAGTTCCATCAGCATGTCGTTGATCTCACGGCACCCGCTCTGCACGATGTACACATCCTCCCCTCGCACGGATTCACCAACCTCCACGCTtgtgaggaaaaaaaaaaaaaatatatatatatatatattaatcaTAACATtaccttgtgtgtgtttgtggactGTCATCCATTCCTAACAACATTAACTacaaaaagaagcaaaatagacaTTGAAAGTATGGAAGAAGTGTGTGGAGTAAAGTTTATAATACCGGCTACACTACCAAAATATCAAATCCTTACCCCCCCCTGTTTTCAAAGCTCCTCACAAATCAGAGTGAATCAGACTTTGCCTTGCgctaacaaaaataaaatgaccactaacaaagacacacacacaaccgcaaaGTTTATATCACCCTTGCAACCTGAGTGAATCTTAATGCAAAGTTAAATGTTCTCCTGATGACTCAttcaaaaagacaaacaaaaaaacacctgtGTTCAACCTCAACCTAACCTTTAACTATGTGTACAAAGGACAGCAGTTGTAAAAAGACAAACTGAAAATTACAAAATGCCTGGCTACAGACAAATGTTTCAAATTTTAAATTATTTGACAAACTATCTTTCCAAAAAACCCTGAAGGAAACAATTCATGCAATACTGTACTTGTAATATTTTGGGGAAAAACTGTACATATGTACTATTTCCTCACAGAAAATTGCGTAATTTCAGCTTTTCTGAAACTTTTCCATAAAGCATAGTATATATATTAATAAAACACATTTACATAACAAAGTACACGAGTAGTTTAGTATAGGTAACGAggcagggttcctgcagggcagagctgatacaattcaaggagttttcaaggacatttccaggaccaaataaatgcttttcaaggacatgattttccccaaattaatgcaaagcaccaagcttaccttcaggaagggaagcaactacaggtgactagtaatagttagttcgtctgcttttgttttcactcgatcttttattctcccaaaatgtgtgtactgtatttgacgaaaaaaaagggggttgcatttttttttaaataagacaagctgctgacgaaatgtataggcaacaatttggaaaaatcaagtacttttcaatgactatttaacaaaactctattttcaagcacttttcaaggcctggaaaaggttttccaattttcaaggagttttccagggttcaaggactctgtacgaaccctgacgAGGGATCCCAAGCGATGTACGGATCTGTGCTAATTAACTGAAGAATATTGACGAACACTCCCTTCCTCAGACAGCATGTTAAGGTGTCACTATTAAACAAAACACAGCAGAGCTAAGAATGACAACAGATGTGGCAGTGGTATATTGCAGTCATTAACTGAACAATGAGCAAGATATCAATCGTTTTGTACAAACACCAATCTGTGAATTGATATATCATCTGCATGGTTAAATCTATAGTTCGCAACAATGCACAGGAAAACCAAGTTAAATGTGATTAACTTTAAGGTCAACTGCTGGACAAATCTACATTTTAGTCCCAaataaaaactgaaaaacaagaTAAAAAGAAGCCAACAAATGCAGCCTCAAAGATTGTGACCCTTGGCAGAAATTCAAAGCAGAAACTgatctgttttatttttttaaatttgtacatgtatatgatTTTCACCCTGCAAGTTCAtagcaccaaaacaacaatGGGTGCACAATTGGTATGAGCGACACTAATGTAAACCTGACCTAAATGTTGTTAGCAGTGTCAAAGCTGTTGAGAGCACCCCAGCCCAGAACTGTCAACGGCTGTTGGGTTTAGAACACACTCCTTACACTGCTATGAGCTTTGACAACAGGTTATACGCTGATGCAATatcatctttattttttttacctaaAAAAGCACAACTGTAATCTTCCAATACAACACTAGTCTTTCATTTTCATCATCAAGATTTGACAACACTAGCATTTCATTGTGTACAAAACTGCATGTTCTGTGTCTGTCACTTGTCAGTCTGTTCACTTGGTACTTGCAGATATGGATACATATGTACATTATGTTTGCTAAAAGGAGGTTCCTCCCCCATTGCCTCATTTTATTCTTCAGCAAAACACACCTTTTACAACCCTCCAAATTAAGGCCTTCCCCCTTTAAAGCCCTGCTTTTTCAGACTTTCcgtttctaaaaaaacaaaacacatagATCTGTAATTCGACTTGATTCTTTTAAGACTTGATTCTCTTCGATTTTTTGACAGCCTTGAAACAGGTGGTACCAGTATTGTGTGGTTGTTCCTGCCCTTTAAATCCATTTCTTTCCAGAGAAAATGTGATCACTTGTAACTAATTACCTGCACAATTATAATCATATTAGTAGGTGACAgtgacgtagaggttacatgccgagtctcagtgattattaaaaataatggtcgaagttagcggatcatgaaaaatgcgagcttcagcgagctttttcatgaccgcgaactgagaccattatttttaataatcactgagacgaggtatgtaacctctttattcctcctttcttcagttattcaaagaaaagaggggtttttgtgcgaaagtttgatcgaatccgattcactcaaccagtctacctgcgcaggcgattgaataatgcgcggttgtatagttcagggaaaatcattcaattctgtcaacacttcttgtcagtttccctgttttggactaaaatcaagtacacagttatgttgttattctgctgtggcggtatgttttggtatcgcttaggaaatgttctttctacgaatgggactagcagacgaacttttgcacccgtgttccaacgttaaaaactctatgaagttcagttttctggggcaaaatattgtatgaaaccgctgtatgttctttaaattgatgagatgtgtgcacttggttgcgtgtgatctgtttataaaatgaaatattgtcaaaaactaaccgtcggattgcagtcttttgtccaagcaactcagttcagaaaatttggaaggggaactactcttatcACTAGACAGAGTAcaagagttacttgccttggaagtttgcttgcactcataagagatctaaagcgagtttctctgcactgatcgttagatttggatttagaaaacaaccaaactcatggattttatatggagattaatgtgttcaagcctgtagttgctagtttaaatgcagcatgtttgtattgtttggtctagagatgtatatttcgtacattagagcgttcggaacttttcaatcgctaaagtagttccctcaaagtctcgctcatcaacctgtgagctatcgaggattcaggcccgttctagttaagtgattttgattgttGGGTAAGTTAACGAAAAATAACTAACCCTACACGATTACAGAGAGAAAGGAGCAGAGGGCGGAATAAGCAGAGGGtggaataagtagaggttatatgccgagtctcagtgattattaaaaataatggtccaagttagcggatcatgaaaaatgcgagcttcagcgagctttttcatgaccgcgaactgagaccattatttttaatattcaccGAGACGAGGTATgaaacctctttattcctcctttcttcagttattcaaagaaaagaggagttttttgtgcgaaagtttgatcgaatcctaatcacccaaccagtctacctgcgcaggcgattgaataatgcgcggttgtatagttccgtgaaaatgattcaattctgttaacacttcttgtcagtttccctgttttggactaaaatcaagtacacagttatgttattttgctgtggcggtaaaggcagacagtgtgtgttctgttcatgttttggtatcgctcaggaaatgttctttcctcgaatgtgactagcagacgaagttttacacccgtgttccaacgttaaaaactgtatgaagttcagttttctggggcaaaatagtgtatgaaaccgccgcatgttctttaaattgattagatgtttgcatttgattgcgtgtgatctgtttataaaatgaaatattgttgaaaactgaccgtcggattgcagtctcttgtcgatgcagccgaaatctgaaaggggaactactcgtgtcgctagacaaagtatgagagttacttgccttggaatcttgctagcgataaacgattgtgcacggcagatctgaattcagaaaacaaccaaactcgtGGATTTTATATtcagattcatgtgttcaagcctgtagttcctggtttaaatgcggtattgTTTggtccagaaatgtatattttgtacattagagtgttctgaacttttaagtcgcaaaaagtagatccacaatgtgtacattctctacccatgagctatcgaggattcaggcccgttgttgggcaagttaccgaaaaataactagccctacaagtttacagagagaaagaagcagaggggggaataaactaCTTTCACATCTCGTccggtccatatatatatagcaaactagatgaatacccggctttgccgggtggatcgcgagacagATTATGCAGCGTGGCagttcgccggcttagagcacgtgttgaacattttcatcgaccagtttgtgcccggggtccacctgaatatgcccaccaaatttgatgcagatcCGTCGAGAACTTTGAcagtgcatcgcgaacagacacacagtagTCGTACCTACCATCTACTGTAGAGCTTCTGGGTAGACACAAAAACACCGGCAAAGCTCCTGACTTTTAATGGTTGCAATGAATAATTACGATGGGAGGGGGAGTattagtggcaatattttgaagatgggagggattttgtacacgaaTTGCAATACTTAGATGTACTACCTGTGCAGAAAAGCGCTGCTTAGATTCGTTTTCGTTGTGTGGCGGAAGTGAAAGAAgtgaagaagtcgagccgaaaaaaaagtgtttagtttcgtaattcgtatcgcggttcaccgcgccgcgcttagagcacgtgttgaaaaatTTCATCGACCAGTTTGAATGACTCGCAAGAGAGTACAATGCGATGGTGGTTGGTAAGCCATGTTGTTGCTGAAAGAGAAAAGGGCACAGTGTTGAAAGTGATTTGATCTTTttttaagacagacacagaacatGGGGAAAGgtggtttattttttctgtctttggtatgctaaggcctaaaaaaaaaaaaaaataggtgtggttacggtaacccgacctaccctatttttaggggccgatcctataactttttattacatttgtcaacaaaaaaaaaaaacccgagtgcagaaaacgcaatgaaagcgaaagcgctcgggtcgcacacttatttccctgtcaagtaggtttaatttgtacacataagaaaaaaaagtttaaaaaaaaaagtgattgcctaccttcctaccctattttttttggctatgttaccttaaccacacctatttttattttttggcctaACGTAGATTCTATACCCCTTTGATTTTCAACTATCGGTAACAGGGATAATAAAGGATCTGAACCAATATTGAAAACTCAGCAGGTTTCAAGTAGAAGGGAAGCTACTGCTGCTTCAGCAACCTAACGTTGTTGAATTGCGTAGATTGTTTCCCTTGGCACAGAAGCCGTATCCGCGGTTCACCGCGCcacgcttagagcacgtgttgaaaattttcatcgaccagtttgtgcccggggtccacctgaatatgcccaccaaatttgaagcagatccatcgagaactttggccgtgcatcgcgaacacacacacacaagccgtatatatgttacaggcaatcCGCGAAGTTAGGAAATTCGCGTATTTCCTGATTCATTTAGGAAATTCATGTAATTCGTAAACAGCACAGGAAATACATGAATTTCCTAAAATATTTAGGAAATTCACGTATTTCCTAAAACAAAACGCCAACAATTACATGGATTTCCTGATCTATAAAAACACCCAAAGGAAGGGTGCCAAATACTTGTGTGAAATACTTTTTTCCCCGGACACGTGAGACTTTTATTATGCACGAACTGTGAACTATTTACGAATTTCCTGAAAAATAAGAGACGATTTGTACACGGACTATGAATTTGTTGTCAATCTGCCAGGAATTTGAACGAGTGTTCACAAGTTAGTGAAATGTGTTGTTTACTTTAAGTATGCTCGTTTTTTAATCCCAATATGTTCATATGATCAAGTAGTATAATTTTGTGAATAAAtgccttttttttaaaaactgtttcTCTGTGCCATGGAAGTCTCGCGTGTAAAAACAAATGCTGATTCAAGCAGATTTTATTGTGACTGAAACAAGATGGCGCAAGTTTACTTGATGATGATTCTTAAAATTTGTTTCCCACAGGAACTAGAGCC is part of the Littorina saxatilis isolate snail1 linkage group LG6, US_GU_Lsax_2.0, whole genome shotgun sequence genome and encodes:
- the LOC138968699 gene encoding ribose-phosphate pyrophosphokinase 1 isoform X2; the encoded protein is MLKSTRVQSSGPLIEQGRMPNIKVFAGTSHTDLAQKICDRLGIELGKVITKKFSNGECCVEVGESVRGEDVYIVQSGCREINDMLMELLIMINACKIASACRVTAVIPCFPYARQDKKDKSRAPISAKLVANMLSVAGADHIITMDLHASQIQGFFDIPVDNLYAEPAVLRWIKDNIPDWRNCCIVSPDAGGAKRVTAIADRLNVDFALIHKERKKANEVASMVLVGDVKERVAILVDDMADTCGTVCHAAEKLLEAGATKVYAICTHGIFSGPAVSRINNSMFEAVVVTNTTPQAQNMKDAPKIKCIDISMILAEAVRRTHNGESVSFLFAHVPI
- the LOC138968699 gene encoding ribose-phosphate pyrophosphokinase 1 isoform X1, whose amino-acid sequence is MLKSTRVQSSGPLIEQGRMPNIKVFAGTSHTDLAQKICDRLGIELGKVITKKFSNGECCVEVGESVRGEDVYIVQSGCREINDMLMELLIMINACKIASACRVTAVIPCFPYARQDKKDKSRAPISAKLVANMLSVAGADHIITMDLHASQIQGFFDIPVDNLYAEPAVLRWIKDNIPDWRNCCIVSPDAGGAKRVTAIADRLNVDFALIHKERKKANEVASMVLVGDVKERVAILVDDMADTCGTVCHAAEKLLEAGATKVYAICTHGIFSGPAVSRINNSMFEAVVVTNTTPQAQNMKDAPKIKLVDISVILAESIRRTHNGESVSYLFSHVPL